TGATGTGACCCCCAAAAGTTAGACTTTTTATAGCGTAGTAGTTTTAACGACTGCTACGCTATTTTTATGCAGCCAAGGTGTTGAGCCGATACTCAACCGGACTCATCCACCCAAGTTTTTCTTTTATTCTTTTCTCGTTGTAATATTTTATATATCTTTCAATAGCATCTTTAAGCTCTTCAAAGCTGTAATATGTAGTTCCATAATACATTTCCTGCTTTAATATTCCAAAGAAATTTTCCATCACAGAGTTATCATAACAATTTCCTTTCCGAGACATACTTTGAAATATTTTGTTTTCTTTAAGAACAGAGGAATATGCACCCATTTGATATGCCCAACCTCTGTCTGAATGGAATGTTCTTCTGTATGGGCAATCAGATGTTATTTCTATTGCTTGTTTCTGTGCCGATAAAACACTTGCCGCTGATGGAGTTTTGCTTATACCATAGCTTAACACTTCACCATTAAACATATCAAGAAATGGGTCTAAATACAATTTCTTAATTACCATTCTGCCTTTGTTGTCAATCTCATAATACTTAAATTCGGTCGTGTCAGTAGTTATCTTTTGATGCGGTACAGATGTATTAAATCGCCTGTTAATTCTGTTTGGTGCTATTTTACCAACATTGCCTTTGTACGAATTATATCTGCGACTTTTTCGAGTAAATGATGTGACCTGGAAACATAATTTTTGCATGATTCTTTGAACTTTCTTTTTATTCACAAAAATCTTTCTGTTTCGTAATTCTCTATATACCCGTCTGTAACCGTAATCCTTGTTTTCTATATGGATTTTAGTGATTTCATCCTCCAACTGTTTATCAGGATTTTCTCTGTCAAATCGTTTTTGCCAATACATATATGTTGCCTTTGGAAAACCGACTACTGCGAGAATGTCTTTTAATTTGAACTGTCCTCGGAGACTGTGGACAATTCTCGCTGTTTTTTCAGAAGAGTTTCCTCCTCTAAACGCAGCCTCCTCAATTCTT
This genomic stretch from Hominilimicola fabiformis harbors:
- a CDS encoding IS3 family transposase (programmed frameshift) — protein: MAKYSFEFKMEVVQAYLNAEGGYRYLASKYNIPAKRRIEEWVHAYREFGEEGLMRSRQNKKYTFQFKLSMVELYLSSEVSYQELALSQGISNPSLIVKWVNDFRIAGPDALRPKKKGRKKTLDIRECKKPSKYDGEKPVDTSAEHVKELEDELLKLRIENAYLKELRRLRLEEENSSEKTARIVHSLRGQFKLKDILAVVGFPKATYMYWQKRFDRENPDKQLEDEITKIHIENKDYGYRRVYRELRNRKIFVNKKKVQRIMQKLCFQVTSFTRKSRRYNSYKGNVGKIAPNRINRRFNTSVPHQKITTDTTEFKYYEIDNKGRMVIKKLYLDPFLDMFNGEVLSYGISKTPSAASVLSAQKQAIEITSDCPYRRTFHSDRGWAYQMGAYSSVLKENKIFQSMSRKGNCYDNSVMENFFGILKQEMYYGTTYYSFEELKDAIERYIKYYNEKRIKEKLGWMSPVEYRLNTLAA